DNA from Anoplopoma fimbria isolate UVic2021 breed Golden Eagle Sablefish unplaced genomic scaffold, Afim_UVic_2022 Un_contig_11505_pilon_pilon, whole genome shotgun sequence:
AGACGAACAGACAAccaacagacaaaagaaaagactataaatacagacaaaactAGTCAGACAACAAGAAACACGTGGGCAGACAAGAGGGCAGGCTGAAAGCTAATAGGTGGAAGAATCTCAAGGGAACAGAAGACTGATGAGACAAATCCAACACAGGTGATccacagaaaaaaggaggaaaaccacaaagacaggaagtcaaacaaacacaggacacaagaggcagggaacttcaaaataaaacatgtgtggaCATATGGACGGTGTAGAGACACAGTGAAGTGGCTGAATGAGGGTAATCAGAATGATGTGGTGACATCACAGCATAACTGTATTATCAGTTATTGAAATGTGAAGTGACTGATAGTTACAGTGGAAAACCAACTTTAATCTAAAAGTCTTTATATCATCTGTTTCTTCGTATGTGAATAAAGAGACAACTACAGAAGTGTTAGAATATGTGTATGTTATAAAAAGATGATGATGTCAGTTTCAGTCTTGCATCACTTCCTCTCGGCCTGCTGGTTGGTGACACTTCACTTCTGCAGACTAAACAGGCTCTGATAGTagctgcatgtgtgcatgtgcatgcataTACGTATATGTTTTTGCAGAACatattcttatatatttaatgtgcattttagaattttagtgtatttatatatgcatgTGCAGAATCTTCAATACTGCACTTACTGTAAGTTAAGTTATTGTAAAAGGCATTGGGCCGTCTCCCTGCACAGGTGAGTCTCCAGATACTTGGAGGGTCATCAAGCAGTCACTGCTAACGAGGTGATGAGTTGTTCTCTGTGTCTCCAACACACAGACTCCACTACAAGCTTGTCTTTGCTCAGCTCTCGTTGCAAACCTTCCTCTGTTGGGTTGAACTCCTCTGTCTGCACACTGATCTAACATTTCactaaataacatttcattcagGAGAGACGAGTCTGATGAAGAGAAAgctaattgtttattattaacagatgatatgtgaggataaagtcttgacagtcTTTGGCGTTTGGACTACAGGGAGATTTGTAATCAAGGGGgcgtctgccctgagcagcagcagtggtggtgtctgatgaggctgatagagtCATGAGTTGAGGAAGCTGATGAATATGTGAAGACTGGGcggagatggggaggtggagggaagcttaaaaagagacagcagcaatgCGATAGGCTGACGATGTAATCGTGTAGTTCTGCTATTGGACAGAAGAGAGCAGCTGATCAGAACAGCTGacatcatgattgacagccccgAAAATGACAGCAAGGAAGttatgagtgagcatgcgtgaAAGGAGTGagtggcagatgtatgagaaataaactacaggcCTAGGCATGCAAGAgtatagtcttcctgactgaacttactCTAGAGCTTCATATGAACGCATCTAAAATTATAGCTCAGCCTGAGATCAGAAGTTCACAGTGGAAGCACATGACCTCTTTACTGTAGCTGTTAGATGACTTCATCTTATTCTCACACATCGTTAAAGGACCAACCATCTCTGCAGTGTGCATCGCGTGAAAACCCTGACGTGGTgacgtcacacacactcagataaaACATCTACTTTTTAAGTTGTGTGGTTGCAAACAAACCAGTTCAGAACAAACTGTCAAACATCACCATgactcctctctgttttctcatAAACACCATCTCAGGAATACAAAGTCCCTTTGCCTTTTTCTAAACTAACAATCTTCACACGCTCTACTTCCTCTATTCTATTTTACCCTCAGTGTAAATCCgaatgtagatttaaaaaatcaacGTTAAAGTTACAAAGTTTTAACACTCTTGACACTCAGAGAGAATAAACGCTAATATCACACATTAATACAACAGCCAACAGAGGAGAGGTGAAGTCAGGGTGAGGAagtgaagacaggaagtagatgCTGCGTTCATCTTTAAGAAGCAGCGCGTCTGAGACTTTGACATTTGAAAACGTGAGAGCAAGAGAGAAACACGATGGCTGAATTCAGATGGATTGTAATGTCTTCATTTCTGATGCTGCAGGTGTTTAGCTCTAGAGGTAAGTGTTCAAGTTCTGTTTGTTACATCTAGATGAGTTTAGTGAACTCTGAGacacatttgaaacatatttaaaatcataGTAACACTGTCTATGTACTCAACAGTCATATTTATGtcacatattgttttttaattttttcaacagcagcaacaggacAACTTGtcctctccttcactgtcagagatggagatgaagtCACTTTGCCTTGTACCAATGTGTTAGAGGATCATAAGAACTGTGACACTACTACGTGGAACTTTGGTCATTCAAGAAGCAGAGCAGTAGCACTGGTTAAAGACGGGAAGATTGGTGAAACAGCCAAAGCTAAATCAGACAGACTGAGTGTTTTAGAGAACTGTTCTCTGGTTATAAAGAACGTCACAGATGAAGATGTTGGTCGTTATATCTGCAGACAGTACAGATCAGGACAACATATACGTTCAGATGCTGTGGTTCACCTGTCTGTTGTTACCAGTGAGTATTTACATCataatgttttcaaactgtCTTGTCAGAACAATATACTGAAACATTATAAGAATTATGGTGAAAGTTATTTCCAGATGTTGATTttactcttctttctctcacaacGTCTCCATCTTCACCAACAGTGACTGAACACAAGGACACTGATGAGGTGACGTTAATCTGCTCTGTGTCGACATATGGAGGATGTAGACACACAGTGAAGTGGCTGCTTCAGGGTCAAGATGTGgataaagacaacaaagactTGAAGACATCAACGTCTTCCTGCAGAGCTTCTCTGATGTTTCTGACTTCTCATGACGTTTACACATCGAGGTATAAGACAGTGAAGTGTGAAGTGACTGAAGGTGACAAAGTGAAGCAGTTTCCTTTCAACATTTGGCCctcaggtgaaaaaaaaggtgagaatattttaaagtcactcatatttgcttttttttaaggattagAAGTATTTTAGTTTGATGagttgtgttaatgtgttcaggtgaagacacaacaacaacatcaacaagtTAATCTGCTCTGTTTCTACATATGAACGGTGTAGACACACAGTGAAGTGGCT
Protein-coding regions in this window:
- the LOC129115294 gene encoding uncharacterized protein LOC129115294, with protein sequence MAEFRWIVMSSFLMLQVFSSRAATGQLVLSFTVRDGDEVTLPCTNVLEDHKNCDTTTWNFGHSRSRAVALVKDGKIGETAKAKSDRLSVLENCSLVIKNVTDEDVGRYICRQYRSGQHIRSDAVVHLSVVTMTEHKDTDEVTLICSVSTYGGCRHTVKWLLQGQDVDKDNKDLKTSTSSCRASLMFLTSHDVYTSRYKTVKCEVTEGDKVKQFPFNIWPSGEKKGDCDNDHYNITNNNSFNIDNKK